One window of the Oceanicaulis sp. genome contains the following:
- a CDS encoding DUF4328 domain-containing protein: MAIGMDAGTAAPQSEAPRPLAGLFVVARRVLICFAIVSAALAVVKIAGALALHHIMAGGFVPDGLLDGVDFVSLLLAVTYLALFIASIVMVCRFTFRAMKNLRLAGEQTDMSPGWAVGWYFIPIASLFMPYLGMSEIWTRSRKRAGVQGRGAHLGWWWATFVGGSILGNIATRLVGWTGDAEIGAIIASFWIDAVTFTVLAVSAMLLKRVMAEVTTAQDAQPD, from the coding sequence TCGGAATGGATGCGGGAACGGCTGCGCCGCAGTCTGAGGCGCCGCGGCCGCTTGCCGGCCTGTTCGTGGTCGCCCGCCGCGTTCTGATCTGCTTCGCGATCGTCTCGGCTGCGCTCGCGGTCGTGAAGATCGCGGGCGCGCTCGCGCTTCATCACATCATGGCCGGCGGGTTCGTCCCCGACGGACTGCTCGACGGGGTGGATTTCGTAAGCCTGCTGCTGGCGGTGACCTATCTCGCGCTGTTCATCGCGTCGATCGTCATGGTGTGCCGGTTCACGTTCCGCGCCATGAAGAACCTGCGCCTCGCTGGCGAGCAGACCGACATGTCGCCGGGCTGGGCCGTGGGCTGGTACTTCATCCCGATCGCCTCGCTGTTCATGCCCTATTTGGGCATGTCCGAGATCTGGACCAGATCGCGCAAGCGTGCGGGCGTGCAGGGGCGCGGCGCGCATCTGGGCTGGTGGTGGGCGACGTTCGTCGGCGGCTCGATCCTGGGCAACATCGCCACCCGGCTCGTGGGCTGGACCGGAGACGCGGAGATCGGCGCGATCATCGCTTCGTTCTGGATCGACGCCGTGACTTTTACGGTCCTCGCAGTGAGCGCCATGCTGCTCAAGCGGGTCATGGCCGAGGTGACGACCGCGCAGGACGCTCAGCCGGACTGA